One genomic region from Scomber scombrus chromosome 19, fScoSco1.1, whole genome shotgun sequence encodes:
- the ghsra gene encoding growth hormone secretagogue receptor a has protein sequence MPSWPNLSECLSHNCSWEETHNTTRNSDVDLPPLNYYSIPLLTAITIACTLLFLVGVAGNVMTILVVSKYRDMRTTTNLYLCSMAVSDLLIFLCMPLDLYRMWRYRPWRFGDALCKLFQFVSESCTYSTILSITALSVERYLAICFPLRAKALVTKRRVRALILLLWTVSLLSAGPIFVMVGVERDSMGPSNFSSEMNETDYFLEAGDTRECKMRHYAVESGLMGAMVWLSSVFFFMPVFCLTVLYSLIGRRLWQRHRETNISSRVAHRDKSNRQTIKMLVVVVLAFVLCWLPFRVCHFLQFHSLDAPSPLLSLLSEYCSLVSVVLFYLSAAINPILYNTMSWKYRGAAARLFGLTDNHLPRSRTASTVKGDGSNGWNESTVSF, from the exons ATGCCCTCTTGGCCCAATCTCTCGGAGTGCCTCTCCCATAACTGCAGCTGGGAGGAGACCCACAACACCACAAGGAACAGTGACGTTGACCTCCCTCCTCTAAATTACTATTCAATCCCTCTCCTCACGGCCATCACCATCGCCTGTACGCTGCTGTTTCTGGTCGGGGTGGCCGGGAACGTCATGACTATTTTGGTGGTCAGTAAGTACCGGGACATGCGTACCACCACCAACCTATACCTGTGTAGCATGGCGGTATCTGACCTTCTCATCTTTCTCTGTATGCCCCTGGACCTCTACCGCATGTGGAGGTACAGACCTTGGCGCTTTGGAGACGCCCTCTGTAAGCTCTTTCAGTTTGTGTCCGAGTCATGCACCTACTCCACCATCCTGAGCATCACTGCACTGTCAGTGGAGCGCTACCTGGCAATCTGCTTTCCGCTGCGCGCCAAGGCCCTCGTTACCAAGAGGCGGGTGCGCGCCCTCATTCTTCTATTATGGACAGTGTCCCTACTGAGCGCTGGACCTATCTTTGTAATGGTTGGAGTGGAGCGAGACAGCATGGGACCGTCAAATTTCAGTTCAGAAATGAATGAGACTGACTACTTTCTGGAGGCCGGGGACACCCGGGAGTGTAAGATGAGGCATTACGCCGTGGAGTCAGGTCTGATGGGGGCCATGGTGTGGCTGagctctgttttcttcttcatgccGGTGTTCTGTCTCACAGTGCTCTACAGTCTCATAGGCCGCCGTCTTTGGCAGAGACATAGGGAGACCAACATCAGCTCCCGTGTGGCTCACCGGGACAAAAGCAACAGACAGACCATAAAGATGCTGG tggtggtggtgttggccTTCGTCCTGTGCTGGTTGCCGTTCCGCGTTTGTCACTTTCTGCAGTTCCATTCTCTAGATGCTCCGTCTCCGCTGCTGTCCTTGTTGTCAGAGTACTGCAGCTTGGTGTCCGTAGTTCTTTTCTACCTGAGTGCCGCCATCAACCCCATCCTCTATAACACCATGTCCTGGAAATATCGCGGCGCAGCAGCTCGCCTCTTCGGCCTGACAGACAACCATCTGCCACGGAGCCGCACAGCAAGCACAGTGAAAGGAGACGGCTCCAACGGCTGGAACGAATCCACAGTCAGCTTTTAA